From the Pseudorasbora parva isolate DD20220531a chromosome 2, ASM2467924v1, whole genome shotgun sequence genome, the window TTACTTTCTTTCAAGTTGCAGCATTGCGTTTTTTAGTGTTTACAGAACTGTATGTATGTTTATTCAATAttgattataataattttttttaatacatattatttaatatatatttaatatatatttaatatatatatatgtgggtGTTCCTGATCTGTGCAATAGATGCCATTTACACCAAATGTTAATAGCAACTATATTTACACCaagtaaaaataacattttcttagCAATAGAAGCGCAAATAGGTGTGAAATAGCATACTAAGTAAAAAATAGTGCTATATTCTATGTACACTATATAAAAGTAGCTGCTCTTTGCAATGTGTAAATAGTGATTAGATGCTAtcaatactttattttgacagatatatactatttgcaccttagtattgttgtacattaacatgatgcaataataacagtgtaaattattatatttatttaaattattaaatggatgccacCTTAATGCGACAATAAAAGTCCTCTTACAGTTATCCCTAaccaatacattttattattattaaacattttgttaggcactttattgtcacatttaaaacatattttctttatctttttgaaagtaaatgcctttccgatgtgatgGGAAAGGAAAATAGATAGATCTGCAAAAGGTGGATTCAAACCCGGGACGATCGAGTTAAAAAACATCAAGATCCTTAAGCTTTACTGTTTGCACCTAGAACTCTATGCACcgtagcggcagcaaatctaatttggagccagggtagtctagcaactctccgttgGATTGTGAGCTGAAAAAataaactctggtcaggccaatcacatcgtgtataaaaTCAGTGGGCAGGGTTAAAATAATGACTGCACAGTTCTGCatgaacaaagaagctggcgaacggcagtcttttgaatcagctttgactgtgactcttaaattgagcttttctttgagaaaagaacaaagaacggcactgaagtcattcttaagaaggtaaaatgtgttagtaattttgccgaccggatacggcgaaagtttaatctagcAACTAGCGCTTcaccttcttcgttgctctggttggttgaagcgctatcctattgtgtgcagagggaatttgaaagacaaccgtttatccccaAGCACTTGCTATGGACTTGCTATATGAATAGACACtctgtatatatttataggCTATACGTGTGCATGTATAAATACACTGACGGTCCAATACACAtgcaacacttttgtttttgcccccatttttcaggatttaaaCTCAAAGACCGAAGACTTTTTCTATGTATACAAAAGGCCTGtttctctcaaatattgttcacaaatctTTCTAAAtctgttagtgagcacttctcctttgccgagATAATCCACCCACCTCGCAGGTGAGGCATATCAAGATGCTGTAAATAAATGGGAACTCTAAAATGTGCAGTTTTACTGTCTGGGGGTTGTCCGAAAACCAGTCAGTATCCGGCGTAAGCACCATTTGCCTCACACAGTGCAACACATCTCCTTCACATAGAGTTGATCAGGATGTTGAGTGTGGCATGTTGAATGTTGGTCCACTCCTCTTCAATGGCTGTGCGAAGTTGCTGAATAATGGCAGGAACTGGAACACGCTGTCGTATACGGTGATACCAGTTACAACGACAAACTGCCGAGACCCCGATTAGGACGCATGCAGGTGCGCTTCCCAGAGACTGTTTCTTACAGTTTGTGCAGAAATTCTTTGGTTATGCAAACCGATTGTTGCAGCAACTGTCTGTGTGTCTGGAGGTAAAAATGCAGGATTTTGAGGTCCTGGGCTGCTGTGGTCACGTGCACTGGTCTGCGGTTGAGAGGTTGGTTGGATGTACTGCCAAATTCTCTGAAACGCCTTTGGAGACGGCTTATGGTAGAGACATAAACATTAATTTCACGGGCAACAGCTCTGGTGGACATTCCAGCAGTCAGCATGCCAGTTGCACACTTCCCTCAAAACTTCTACTGTGCTGTGTGATAAAACTGCACATTTTATTGAGTGGACTTTTATTGTGGCAAGCCTATggcacacctgtgcaataatcatgctgtcttatcagcatcttgatatgccacacctgtgaggtggatggattatattggcaaaggagaagtgctcactattTTTTCTATAGCTGGAAATAtgcacacacatattatgtaagcaaaaacttttatgttagatgcaatTAATTTATTTGACAGCACATTGTCTGGTATTTGGCTTTTATTATTTCTAATGGTCAATACGAATTAATTTCATTTGACGTCAGCGCCAAAAAAAACCCTGTAGATTTGTCAATGGATAGCAGTTTTCCCCAATATgtgattttgaataaatgtagtTTTCTAACTTTATGCTTTACGTGTGTGATTGTGTAACAGTCACTGGCTTTTGTAAATATCAGAATAGACCAAATGGCCCAAACCACATGGTAATACTGTAAACAGCTTTAACACTTTTTGTTTCTGCAGGTAGATGCATTTATGAACTGAGAATCAGTCTGTGACAGCCTGTCATTTCTGAACTTGAAAGGGAAGAGCTTGCCATTCTCTTGCTCGTTGTTTGATGTGGTTTGCTCAACGACTTCACATTATGCAACCCATCAACTCAAGTACATGTTGAGTAAGACTGCAGACCGAGTAGtaaacattcacacacatgcacttCTCAAACAATACAATAATTAAAGATGACTAACAATAAATATGgtttatttccttttttctgTAAAAGAGAAACACTTGAATGTACACAACATTATCTAGGTCACATTAAGAAACAGGAAGTGATCCATTGGTTTGAACTCTTTAAGGAACACCCACAGACACAGACTATTTTTCAACATCTTACGAGTTGTTTTGCTTAAGAGTGAGAGCACAATAAAAATTATAGAATTcatatttaaaagttaaaaaaaaaacattctgttcACCAAACAATTCTGTAAAACATAACAAAAGAAAtctaaaaatctaaaataagaaggcagagattttaaaaagtgtttCTCATCTGGAGACATTTGGATCTTGTGACAGGAAGCGTTGTCTCAGTTCTTGTATGTGATAGGCCCATGCTCGGTCCACACCTTCACCCTCTACTTTGCATGCCGTCCAATCAGGAAACGGAAAACGTCCCGCCACAATCAAAGCGTCTTTAGGGAGCTCAGCCAGTAGCTTCTTTTGTAAAAGACTTAACTGTTAAACACACAATGCATGGTTTATGAGGCATTTAGTCTCAATAATATgcaaatgcattaactaattgAATAAAGTCTATAGCATCTTATTAAATGATTTAGGAATCGGTGTGGGACTTACCACACTAGGGGCTAGAAATACGGTGACATTATTATACGTTGAGAGATCAACCTGGAATTACacatgcaaaaataaaaatgcatataaattacaaacaataatGTTTAGGAATCATATCTTGCTTCTGTCTGAGAAATGCATTAGTTTAGGAGAATTTAGGATGGTGTATTAGAGTATACTATAGTATTTTAAGTGTTCAGAAGTTCAAAATGTGTTGTATTataatatgaaaatatttgtatacatatacacagatcaggcataacattatgacctaatattatGTTGGTTCCCCTTCTGCTGcccaaacagccctgacccatcaaagcatggactccactagactcctgaaggtgtgttgtagaattaattgttctgcacaTCCCTGATTGTGATGATGAGATGCTCGATTGAAATTtgaagtcaacacctcaaactcgttgttgtgctcctcaaaccatagacccttttactgtttgtatacaatgatgacgtagcaacgtatgcgcgcgcgttttggcaacaaactgtggcgagaatcagcagcatgtcaagctacgtgagcggattaagcaacacaaaccgagaaagttattttaaaaagttgactttatcaaatggtattcggctaccagaaccgtgtactatagtggagtggatagaagacgttagcagatggccaggtggtcggatatatacgcatttagttgagaaaccgagcgtgtacacctgagacaagcatataaatcactggatgcttatgaatacgttgtctgtgggcatgtacagaatgtccaatacaattttctacatttattcttattcttcacacagacatacatttatccttttccttacattttatgtttattgaTTCGTATGTGTCgacacacttctgtttaaagtttaattttgtaatgctatagtactttaatagcaactatgttgcttccatacatttctcagatggttattttgcaattaaactattaataaaatcattacaaatgaaattgataagtactgtgattattgatatgataatctgggggtggggggtacattatacacaccagtggcagccaatgttgggaggtttattataaagcattaagtttcaagtgcagtaaatgttttacaaacaaattttttttaatgcatttttatgtcctcgttccaatcaatgcatttaatCGCCTGCAGCCACAGGTACCGGCGGTTTTTCTGAAATGGCCGTGATCCTGTGGGAATCCTATAAAACTTAAGCCCATTGGTGGAATAGCGATTAGTGCAACCGAAAACGCAACAGCCAGACATTTTGATGCTgggaaaccgttttgataaactttcggagttgctcacacgttagaaccactagggaacaacaccacttccgttgccaaaatgcgcgcgcaactctttgatcacgtgggctgtaaaagggtctattcctgaaccatttttgctttgtggcaggagcattatcctgctgaaagagccacagccaccagggaataccgtttccatgaaagggtgtacatgcaacaatgcttaggtaggtggtatgtgattcatcagaccaggcctgccaccttcttccattgctccgtggtccagttctgatgctcttGTGCCAACTGTTGGCACTtttggcggtggacaggggtcagtatGGGCACCCTGAATGGTCTGCGGTTATGCAgtcccatacacaacaaactgtgatgcactgtgtattctgacacttttctttctgaaccagcattaacgtcttgagcaatttgagctacagtagctcaatGTTTATGGATGTTTGATCGGACAACACGAGCCAGCCTTCACCCcgcatgtgcatcaatgagccttggccgtccATGATCCTGCCGCCGGTTCACCGCTGTTTCTTCCTTAGAGCACTTTTGaaagatactgaccactgcagactcgGAACACcctacaagagctgcagttttggagatgctctaacCAAGTAatttagccatcacaatttgctGCTTGCCAAACTCACTCACTAACTTGCCCAATTTTCCTGCTTTCTAACACTtaaactttgaggacaaaatgttcacttgcttccTAATATAACCCactcactaacaggtgctgtgatgaagagataatcagtgttattcacttcacctgtcagtggtcagttatgcctgatcggtagagggaatgcatcgatgtcactttcccgccggaacacgccccctcagccagggctgagtggcagaagagctgctgcgtcaCCGCAGCTATTAGAGGAAAACGCGAGTATAGCAAacaattatcagtttaaactaaaggttgggctcgatatagtggtccttacaacttaccacagattccgtgatccatggataatgacatgcagccaggaatcgtctttccctgacatttttatgagcctgatttcgaaatgataatttataactgatcagtcatcacatttttcgagtgaatcccGCTTGTATATAtggatgggtcagtgtattgaagcgtgtatgtggccgcttgtcacgaatggaaaacaaaagttttattcaaattcataATATAAGACATATTAAtacaaatgtaataataattatattgccTAGACAGCGTGCAAAGagtgctccctttataatcactaaaagctgtcactcattcaataaacgcaatcttACAGATTTCTgcagtgaagctggtatacaatgacgctcttattttcacaatgtctgcacttacagagaTGCATGTTAACTGAAATCAGCACTCGGACAAACACTCgagttcaacacctgtgattggccaactgcgttgaagatatctacaaacatgtctgtgattggctacattactcaccgaggcgAAAAACACGTTGGAGATGTAATCATTTAACGAGTGCAAATGCAGATACACACTGAATCATTTGCTAGCTcctaataatatgctattattacgaattcttacggaggattacatatcctagacaagcagttatgttTCCCTTTTAAAGCAGCAGGTTGGTGGTTTGAGTGAAAAAATtgcacgctattatcaagtctgTCTCAAGCTCGGAACAGGTGTCCATTGGttccgtggacaagcctccccctCCCCTCCCTCTGGTgccgggcctggttttgtgtgttttcgctgtattcacactgtaaaccagtgctgcctctcagtctttctgccactcagtggggcgtaatcacagtcgctccagctgacggtgacctcacgtgcattccctctatatatatgtatagtCTGTGTAAAATATTTGTAGAATCCGGTTGAATATAATGTAGTATTTTGATTGTTACATGTTAACGATACCTTCCACAGGTCCTCTCTCTGATATGAAACACTTCTGTGATGTCCAGCTCTCCACGCATGAAAGCGTGCAAGACGAATAAGCCAAGGATTGAGCTCAAAACCAACTGCTGGAGAGAAACCCCGACGACACGCTTCTAACACCTGCACACATTTACAACAAACACAtaagcacacacacaaccattcaaaagagtgaaaaaaagacaattcattcttttataaagtatattaaatcaataaaatcacagtaaagacaattataatgttagaaaatatttatatttcaaataaacactgttcttttgaacttcatcaaagaatccttaaAAATATGAAGCTGCactatttttaacattgatcataatcagaaatgtttcttgggcatcaaatcatcagaatgatttctgaaagatcacgTTTCACTGAAGAGTAATGATGCAAATTGCACTTTGAAACCTgtttaaaagtgtgtgtattCTCAAGCCACCAATATGTCATTGTCAGGTAAGTAAACGGCCAGAATGCATTCAAagttttcagtatttttgttaAAACTTTGTTATGAAAGCATATCCTAAGTTAATAATAACTAATGATTTTTACGACGGAAATTAATAAGTCAAAAAGTTACTTGAGCTGGACAATGGCTGCAATACAGCCAAAACAATCTTGGTTGCATTAAgttcctgttatcactgtaaagctgcttttaaacaatctgtattgtaaaaataaggaataaatgacattttaaaatatattagaacagaaaacttttaaatagtaatgatatttcacaatattacagtttttactttatGTTTGCTCAAACAAATGCAGCCTAATTTaaaataagagacttctttaaaaacactgaAACATCGTACCAACCCCAAACTAAATTAAAAAGCATGAGGATCACTTACAATCCTGCCGTCACCTGATCCAAGGTCAGCGATGGCTCCAGATCTACTCTTCAGCAGAGTCATAACGTTACACACTTGAGCTCTGCTCGCTGGCATATAAGGCACCTGGAACACAGCAGCAGTTATTGCGCTGATTATACATCACTCATCATGTGCAGCATTAACACACACTCCTCAAACTCCACCTGTAACTTGAGTGGCACTCTGCGAAACCCCGGCATTAGAATTCCTGCCCAGACGGCATAAACTGCCAGACCCGTGCCTGCTGTCAGCTGCAAGATCTGCCAGCCTCCAAGCCGCCTCTCTTTGAACTCCGAAAGCATTTCCTCTTGTATGTCGTCTTCCATGGCTATAGAGATAAACACTGTGTGACCATATAATATTTTACACATCGTATTTTATAAAATTTTACATGTTCACATTGCACACATACCTGGGTTGCTTAAAAGTTGCCTAAAAGTTGCTTAGGGGTTTGAGGTCCAGACTTGGACCTGAAGGTTGCAGGGTGAAGAAagtcattttaattaaatttatttttgagTGATGTGGTTAAATTGCAGACTTAAACTGCACCATCTACCACTTACATTAGAGGAACTGAACAATTTGGCAGTTTGGTTCTTTTAGGAATGTGTTGTTACATTGCAAGTTTGTGAAGTCTTAACAGATGGTGGTGTCACTCAGAGATGAACACTGTACTATTATCAGCACAAGTACTTGTGGCTTATATGTGCTGTTTGAGTGAGCAAATAGGGGAT encodes:
- the antkmt gene encoding adenine nucleotide translocase lysine N-methyltransferase; its protein translation is MEDDIQEEMLSEFKERRLGGWQILQLTAGTGLAVYAVWAGILMPGFRRVPLKLQVPYMPASRAQVCNVMTLLKSRSGAIADLGSGDGRIVLEACRRGFSPAVGFELNPWLIRLARFHAWRAGHHRSVSYQREDLWKVDLSTYNNVTVFLAPSVLSLLQKKLLAELPKDALIVAGRFPFPDWTACKVEGEGVDRAWAYHIQELRQRFLSQDPNVSR